tatttgagtatTGGAAATCTTTATATTGTCCTGCTGCATTGGCTGTTTGTTTACAACTGCATATATgatgcaaatataatattataaatcttcggatagggtgattaattttgcgccattatgtatgtatgtattaaatatttatacttatttcataatattataattcttatatttgttttatatttatttattacatatttatatttatgtggattaaacaaaaaattcgtttttagacaaaatttaataaaatattatagaattaaaaaaaaaattgtatgtaaaaattttactaaaataaaaaatacatttattaatttaaacttctttaaaaaaatttattttagtaaaaaattttatattaaaattttatttaagtaaaatttttacatttacaattttttattaaaataaaattttttactaaaataaattttactaaaattaaattttgtaaagaagaagtttaaatttataaatctacttccaaatatgtatatttctatattttcaaaatatatcttTTCAGTCCGCTATTGTTCGCGGTGGCTTTGACAGTGTCAATTTTCCTTTGCACGAACGTAAATTACTGGAGGCCTACAATATGCTGGAATCATATTTACGCCGGCACAAATATATGGCTTGTGATCGTGTAAGTTCAATAAATATAACCAACACCCGCAAGTATTTATGTGTTTGTAGTCACATTTCCTAACAACCAGCCcagttttgaaaactttttattcatttccacgcttttttgcatttattacgAAATGCCAATCAGGTTAACcgcaatttattcaatttagtaTCAGTTACcgaaattcaaatgaaattcatGCCatacatgaatgtatgtatgtatgtatgtatgtatgtatgtatgtatgtgtacaagtAAATATTTCCCCTGCAGATGACGATTGCCGATATCTCCATCGTGACCACATTGAGTACGGTGAATCTAATGTTTCCGATTGCTGCTGGCGCCGCAGATAAATGGCCTCTGTTGAATGATTGGTTCGAGCGCATGCGAGCATTGCCTGTGTATCACATCAATCAGACGGGACTGGAGAAGCTACGCGTTGTTATTGAACGAAttggtaaatttaaatttccaacaagcaaaattgaaaCAAGCGAGTGCGATAAGAAGCAGGAAATTACGAAAGAACAAGGAAGTGATGTGAAGCAAGAAAATGTTGACGAAAATAAGCAAACCGATATTCCGAACGATGATTAAATTGCACTGATTGCGGAGGACTTGAGTGAagagaaatttttatattctatgttgtgaaattttaattaaaatatttgatgcataataaatacttatttatatattgacCTTCGTTGACCTAATGATAATGATGCTACTATTTCTGCAGCcagtaaattttttcttcagaaatCACAGCCATAGACACATGAGCCATTCCATGTCATGTGAGCCAAGTaggtattttggacattgtcggccattcttatttttataagcAATTTTTATCGGTGCATTGTAGGCTTGATTATAAAAAggaataaactgaaaaaaaatggaaaagaatTGTATaactttgagatttattcaatgctgcAAGTtttataaagtgaaatatcggcagtttttttagcatttttataaatttatttaattttttcgtatgaaataatttttccaaaaaaattcgggtaaggaataaattattttttagaaaaaattattatttttaatatttttttttttaattattttttttttaacattttagacACATTTCACATATTTGACATTTTAGACATTTAGAAGTAAAccgaaaaaattttggaaaaaattttagaatttggtATTTATTCAATACTGAAAGTtttataaagtgaaatatctgcagtttttcttttaatttttacaaatttatttaattttttcgtatgaaataatttttccaaaaaaattttgttaagaaaaaaaaaatatattaataatttttggaaaaaacatttttttttaagatttggtAGATAGATAAGAAGTAAaccgaaaaaattttgaaaagtaatttataaaatttgagatttattcaaagttgaaaatgttgctataaaattttgtaaaattaaatattttcgatttttttttttaatttttacgttttgttttagaataaaatatacaaaaaaagaaaaattttgagagaaaaattataattttttgttcaaaatctttgggaacatttttgttttttccagaGATATAAACCAAGGAATATTAATCCAGCATTATTTCCagcaatttaatataatataaaatcttCCTGTAGCCCATCAGCGCCAACATCGAGAGTTTAGTCAGTTAGTTTCACGATCCTGTTCTATGGGCCCACTGCAGATCTAATGTTTTCAACCTTGACGTGTAGATGAGGCTTAAGCTGCAATTATGGTGCCGTAGCCATAACGCCATAGCCGTAACCATATCCATAGGCGCAACATTACTGCATTTTTCGATTAGTCAtgccgtaaccataaacagctgatattgaagtagaattaatgACAACTTTGCGGCATCTATAGTCGTTTACAGTGATGTCCATATGTGAAAAATCTTCactattttgtgaaaatatttaacttgtttaaaaaaaacttaataaggGTAGAAGCGCGAACTAAAATGATATTGCCTGTAACGCCgcgtaattaaaaaagaaaacaccgTGCACGTCCGATTACAATTTCAATAGTGGAGTTTATTACACATGTACTGTCCTTATATTAGGCCTAAAACTAAGATACGAGAAATAGCGGAAATGGAAGAACAGTAAGTGGAGAGTTAGAGAGAGTTTGCAgttaagtaaatagaaataggaaGAACGGAAAGTAGGTATAGTTGTAGAATAAAGTCAATGTTCGGAAGTAAATAGAAATAGCGACAGCGAGAAACAGTAAAGTATACTACATACctacttataaataaacaatataaaataacttaatattaaactttaatacaatttcaatttttgagcaatttttaaacaaaataaaataacttaatattaagcgttaatacaatttcaatttttttaaattcaatattatttaatttattttattctaatttacATTATATTATTGGTTTGCCAGAATCTGGCTTAACAGATCATCGGATTTATGGTTACCGTTATGGCTAAGGTACGGCACCACTAATAGCAGCCTTAAGTGTGAATCTGTGACATATCCATGCTgaacaaattatataatatatatatgtatttttattacacCCTAaaatgggtgtttggccgagctcctcctcttatttgtgctTAACTGATTACTGCCCGATAAATTACTGTCTTTTCTTTTCTAACTTCTCTGCCTTCCCGGTCTCCCAGTCACATGCTCTTCCCATTCCCACTTGTAGACACTTGTCGTGGGTCATGTTGCATGAaccaattaattttagtttgcaGCTGTGAAAGTTAATTTCGCTGCTATACTTTTACGTCGGTGCTGTTTTGGACAATGGAGTGGACTTTTTGCGACATCTTATCTTTATGAGGCATGAATGTGAATCCATTTACAAAAGCGCAGACTAGATTGAGTGAAGACGTTGTGGAGATGCCATATTCCATTTGGGCCGAAAGGAAATGAAGGAGACAATGGGTaggtaaagggtgatcagattggagctactttttccaatagggtttttttgcCAGATCACGCGTGAGTACTGTCAAActtaatgcaaattttttttagtattcattggcatttcataATGGAAAGATTTCAgcttcaacaacgtttacaaatcgtacagttACATTACGACAAtggacgctctgtgaaaagtgatTATCGCGCGCTccggccaacttatggtgtacacaACAGTTCTacgtttttggcttaatggctacgtcaatgagTAAAATTTTCGTATTTGGACCGAAGCGCAACCCGAAGCCCGAAGAGATTCATAGACAGCCATTAAAAATAACATTGAAGACAACCGGGGGGCCTATGGACTGGAAGAATCATTAgctcatatttcttcaatgtcgaggctggcgccaatgtaacagtgaatggcgaacgctatccaCCATCATAAACGACTtttatgccgaaaattgaagcccgtgatcttcacaacatttggttccaacaagacgacggACGGAGCgacttgccatacagccggtggaacaatagatttactgcgtcgtcgtttcagtGAActatttatctctcgtctcggattAGTGGATTGGCCATCGAGATCGTATGATGTCAgatctttggacttttatttgtcgaGGTATGCaaagtttaaatgctttgtggatgaaCCAGCTTCGGTTGAGGAATTGCAAGCCAACATCACTtaagttattcacgaaataccgaccgaagtccttcaGCGAGTCAGTATTTATGGATGGCCGAATTAAGGCACAGttacggccaacatttgaaagggattatctttaaatgggcattccTTACATTATATACTgctttcctctgtgaatgcacTGGCATTTGGAAGGTAAGGATGTTAACCCTTGGCAAACCGCTTTTTGAAAATCTCGAGGAGCtggtgaagaataaaacccgtgcacgtcgctcaggaacagccgaaaatattgctgatgTAGCCGCGTCGTTCtctggaattaggcattccacaaacgtcattacaccgtattttgcataaagatttgggtcttaaggcttattaagtccagttaacacaagaactcaagctggCCGCTCCTCAAatacgtcgtgtctttgctgattacgtcgttgaaatgcatgaaaacgattcggaattccatcgaataatcatcttgagtgatgaggcccatttccatctcggtggcttcgtcaacaagcaaaattgtgggatctgcggctcagaaaatccaagagttattgttgaaaagcctctctatcctcaacgtgtgactgtttggtgcggtttatggtccggcggagtcattggaccttactttttcgaaaatgaagctgagaTCGAAAAACAAGTTAATAGCAATTTTACTCTAGATAATACTTTCTACTAATAAAGGTTAGCTAAAAATAAGCTAaggaaagttattttttaaatggtatgcttttttctttttgaacacGCATAAGTACGTACATAAgtaatctacttgaaccaaataaaatgtttattatcgccaacatcaaaaaaattgtgcttttctttgatttaaaaaaaaaaacacatgggtcagtcgaatatgggcaacccagtatggGTAACTCCGAAATTTCTCTCATTCAAACTGTTCCCAAATTTCAATGCTTTTTACTCACTGGCAGTATAATCAAATTGTCAACTCAACAACCAGCCTCTTtttacaaatcaatttaaaagtcATACAcctataaaatttcattttaatttccaaattgaaGCATTCGGAAATGACTTCTATAAAATTCCtataaattttctacaaaatcaAATTATCAGTGTTTTTTTCCAAGTGATTCTCTAATTTTCTAAacatattataattatattttaattgttgcattataaataaaaaatcaagttcCGTTATGTTTGCCAATAACAACACAAATCATATGCGTCCAGTTCTGTATTACGATGACATCAATCCGCATTCGCGTGCAGTGTTAATGATTCTGAATATGTTGGACGTCGACATTGAGCTGAGAGCAATCGATATGATCAGAGGCGAACATATGATGCCTGCATATGCGAAAATCAATCCGGCACACACCGTCCCCACCATGGTGCACAATGATCTTGTCATCACCGACAATGCGATATTCTCTTACGTCTGTCAAAATCATGACAACGAGAAGGCAAAAGAACTGATTGCCTTTAGTTGCTCCAAAGGACACTGTCATGTCTTGTCCAGACTATTCTTTGAGAGCCAGGTATTGCATCGCATCCATGGGCAATTGATGGTAAGATATTAGAGTATACTTGCGTAGGTATCCTGGCATCAAATATTGTAGAATGTGGAACGAGTTTGTTGTATTGGTTGTATTGCAGACTGATTTAGTGCGAAAAACTATTTACGAAACGGATGTTGATTATCATCGGAAGAAAGTCGAACAGGCGTATGATGTGATGGAGCGATATTTGACGGATGGTCCGTATATGGCAGGATGTATGGTGAGTACACCGAAGTGGTCCGTAAAGTGGGCAAAAAGGTATTAGTTGTAAACTCAGACTCAGA
The sequence above is drawn from the Anastrepha obliqua isolate idAnaObli1 chromosome 4, idAnaObli1_1.0, whole genome shotgun sequence genome and encodes:
- the LOC129244823 gene encoding glutathione S-transferase E14 yields the protein MSKLLLYYDDVSPPVRSCMLLIELLGLDVEYKYLDLFKGDQLDKAFLELNPNHTVPTLVHNDLAITDSHPILMHLCEKFEKSNEGEELWPRNYEERIRVLNMLFFECSVLFRRDSEFLSAIVRGGFDSVNFPLHERKLLEAYNMLESYLRRHKYMACDRMTIADISIVTTLSTVNLMFPIAAGAADKWPLLNDWFERMRALPVYHINQTGLEKLRVVIERIGKFKFPTSKIETSECDKKQEITKEQGSDVKQENVDENKQTDIPNDD